GGCCCACATGAGGCTGACCTGCTGGTAGTGGATATCGATCTCGGCCTGGACGTCCGGGGAGTCGGGCGGGCTGCCCGCCCTGAGGTGCCCGGCCATCCGGGTCATCTGCTCGGCCGCCTCGGCCCGCATCCGGTCGGCCTCCTCCGGGGTGATCCGCTCCCCGGCGGCTTTGGCCTGGTCCCACTGCTCAGGCCAATCGGTGCGTGCACGCTCGGTGTAGTGGTCGGTGTCGAAGCCCGCGAAGAGCTCCTCAGGGTTGCTGGACACGTCGTTCTCCTCCAATGCGTCGACGGTGCGACGTACGGTCTCGACGAGGAGGCTGAGCCGGTCGCGTTCGACCTCGAGGTCGTGCAGGTGCTGGCGCAGGGCCGTCACCTCGTCGTGCTCGGAGTCCAGGACCCGGCGGATGTCCGCCAGGCCCAGGCCGAGCTCGCGCATGACCAGGATCCGTTGGAGTCTGCGCAGCTCGCGCCGGCCGTAGTGGCGCAGCCCGCCCGGCCCGGTGCTCTCCGGGAGCAACAGGCCCACGTGGTGGTAGTGGCGCAGGGTCCGGGAGGTCACCCCGCTCATCCGGCAGACCTCGCCCATCGGCCACGACATGGCTTCTCCCCTCGTCGGGCCGGTGTTCTCCGGCCCGGAAACGACGCTAGGCGTTGACGCTACGTCAAGCGCAAGTCGGGGAGAGTTCGGTGTGCCGAACCGCTGTGAAAGGGAAGGGTGAGAGGTACCTCCGGCGCGGAAGGAAGGGCGCCCCCACAACAGAACACGAGGCAGTCGTGCGGAAACTCATCCCCCAGGACCCGACACACATCGGCCCCTACCGGCTGACCCACCGCCTCGGCACCGGTGGCATGGGGCGGGTATACCTCGCCCGTACACCTTCGGGGGCACAGGTGGTCGTCAAGGTGGTGCTGCCCTCCCTCCTGGAGGAGTCCAGGCTGGTCGAGGGCGGCACGGACTACCGCGGGCGGTTCGCCCGCGAGGCCGAGCTGGCCTCCCGGGTCGACGGCTTCTACACCGCCGAGGTCGTGGACAGCGACCCCGAAGCCGACTCCCCCTGGATCGCCTACGCCTACATCCGGGGCCGCTCGCTCAGGGAGGCCCTTCAGGAGGGGCCGCTCGACCCGCCCTCTCTGCGCGCTCTGGCCGCGGGTCTCGCCGAGGGGCTCCAGGCCATCCACGGCAGCGGGCTGATCCACCGCGACCTCAAACCGGGCAACGTCATCCTGGCCGAGGACGGGCCCCGCATCATCGACTTCGGGGTGGCCCGTCCCACCGAGGGCAGTTCCATGACCGCCACCGGCCACCTGTTCGGCACGCTGCCCTACATGTCGCCCGAGCAGGCCGAGGGGGCCCCACTGTCCACCGCTTCGGACGTGTTCGCGCTGGGCACCCTCCTGGCGTACGCCGCCACCGGCCTCAATCCCTTCGACACCACATCCGGACCCCGGGTCCTGTTGCGGCTGGTCAGCCCGCCACCGGTCGGGATCCTGACCTCCTTACCACCGGACCTGCGCTCCCTCATCGCCAGCTGCTGGAACCACGACCCCGAGCTGCGCCCCTCGCCTCGGCTGATCATCGAACGCTGCGCGCACGAGGACCTCCCCCGTACCTGGCCGCCCCGGCTGCTGCCGCCCCGGGCGTCGGCCCCGCCCGACCGACTGCGCTCCGAAGGGCCCACGCGGCCCTCGTGGCCCCCGAATCCTCCCCAGGACGACCGGACACCACAGCCCGGCGCTCCGGGGGACGGAACGACACCCCCACGTCCCGGTACAGCCCGCTGACGGGCCGGCTGCCGTTCGAGCGCACGCGGGAACCCGCTCCGCCCGGCCCCTGGCGGGGTGCGTTCCTGGCGCTGGCGGGAGCGATCATCGCACTCGTGGTCGGGGTGTCCGTGTGGCTTGGGCCCTGGTTCGACAGCGCTGGGAAGGTTCGGACGGTCAGGTCGGCGCCGGGCCCCGTCACCCGCGCCGTCTCCCGTCCCCTCCTCCGACAGCGCAGCGCAGACCCTCTGGGCAAACGGGCGGGCCGGTATCCCCGGTGAGGTGCTGGGAAGCACCGGCGGCGCCGACCTGTGGCCCCTGGCGGTCAGCCCGGACGGTTCCCTTCTGGCCACCGTGGGAGCTGACCGGCTGGTGCGCGTGTGGGACGTCGCCGGACGCGAGGAGCTGCGACAGCTCACCGGCCACAGCGCCTTCACCCGGGGTGTGGGTTTCTCCCCCGACGGCGCCACCCTCTACACCTGTTCTGACGACGGCACGGTCCGTGCCTGGCCCGCCAGGGGCTGGCCCGGGGCCGGTCAGATCGCCTCGCGGCGTTGCAGGTAGCTGAAGGCCGCCCAACCGGGCAGGACCGGGAACCAGAAGGTCAGCAACCGGAAGAGCAGCACCGCGGGCAGGGCCACGGCGGCGGGGATGCCGGCCACCGCGGTGAGCCCGCCGATCAGGGCCGCCTCGACCGCTCCGAGCCCGCCCGGGGTGGGCGCGGCCGAACCGATCGCGTTGCCCGCCAGGAAGACCACGGCGACCGCGACCAGGCTCACGTGGAGCCCGGGCCCGGCGAACGCCAGGACCGAGAAGTG
This DNA window, taken from Nocardiopsis exhalans, encodes the following:
- a CDS encoding MerR family transcriptional regulator, whose translation is MSWPMGEVCRMSGVTSRTLRHYHHVGLLLPESTGPGGLRHYGRRELRRLQRILVMRELGLGLADIRRVLDSEHDEVTALRQHLHDLEVERDRLSLLVETVRRTVDALEENDVSSNPEELFAGFDTDHYTERARTDWPEQWDQAKAAGERITPEEADRMRAEAAEQMTRMAGHLRAGSPPDSPDVQAEIDIHYQQVSLMWAPDADSFAHLGRVYAEDGPWREVYERVAPGLADYQSEAMRVYAERRLSGEGG
- a CDS encoding WD40 repeat domain-containing protein is translated as MLGSTGGADLWPLAVSPDGSLLATVGADRLVRVWDVAGREELRQLTGHSAFTRGVGFSPDGATLYTCSDDGTVRAWPARGWPGAGQIASRRCR
- a CDS encoding serine/threonine-protein kinase, producing the protein MRKLIPQDPTHIGPYRLTHRLGTGGMGRVYLARTPSGAQVVVKVVLPSLLEESRLVEGGTDYRGRFAREAELASRVDGFYTAEVVDSDPEADSPWIAYAYIRGRSLREALQEGPLDPPSLRALAAGLAEGLQAIHGSGLIHRDLKPGNVILAEDGPRIIDFGVARPTEGSSMTATGHLFGTLPYMSPEQAEGAPLSTASDVFALGTLLAYAATGLNPFDTTSGPRVLLRLVSPPPVGILTSLPPDLRSLIASCWNHDPELRPSPRLIIERCAHEDLPRTWPPRLLPPRASAPPDRLRSEGPTRPSWPPNPPQDDRTPQPGAPGDGTTPPRPGTAR